The Astatotilapia calliptera chromosome 19, fAstCal1.2, whole genome shotgun sequence DNA segment gggtgacaaagggcagctcTGGAGTCTGAAACTCACCATCAAATGACAACAAAGAGACAGAAGTGACCAGAAGCACAAAATAATCACAATCGACTTTGAAAAGACACCGAATAGCCACAAAGACGTCAAACGGCTATGTTGTGCAAAGCAGCCAGATTGGCCTCAAACACAAATTGATGTAAACCACTTGAGAGACAGACAAGTTTATCACAGTTGCCGTATCTGTCAAAAAGACGtgcaaatacagtttttaatgatgagcagcagcagtggtgATTTGTCTGTTCTACGGAGACAGAGAAGAATCTAGAGAAAACAAGCTTCAAGAGATCAAGGAAGTACAAAGATTTCAGAAACCATTGTTCCAATATGTCCCCAGGATTGGTGGCAGACGGGCGGACTGAGGACGGATATGGCATCGAGTTCGGGGTGAACCACTTGGGTCACTTCCTGCTGACCAATCTGCTGTtggagaggatgaagaagaCAGGGGGAGGACGAGTGATCACGCTGTCCTCCATGGCTCATCGCTGGGGACACATTGACTTTAACGTGAGTTTGCAATAATTTAAAGAGAGCTTGGAGATGTAAAGCCATCCTCACTCTGGAACAAGCCTTTTTCCGTCTTTTGGgactcttatttttaaaaatgctctgCTCTAGTATTTCAGTAGTACGACTGAAGAGGTGATCATAATGACATCACAAGTGATGTTGTTGCACGTCTTTCACCTTCACCTGTCTGAACAGCTTATtaacaaggttgtttttgtaTCTTAAGGCTCTGGTTGCAAACAAAGACCTGGGAACTGGCAGATACAGCTGGCAATTTTTCCATGCGTACTGCAACAGCAAACTGTGCAATGTGCTTTTCACCCATGAGCTTGCCAAGAGGCTGAAAGGAACCGATGTCACATGCTACAGTGTCCACCCAGGTAACACACTGGTTTACCTTTAATCAACACTCATTTTAGGCCATATATTACTGTAATTCAAGCTAAATCAACTGTTACTATCAGCATTTTATCCAAACTGAACACTAAAGGCAGTAAGTATGTGATTGCTCTTTGCCTTCTGCCCTGTAGGTGTTGTCCGGACTGAACTGTCTAGAAATGTCGGCCTGTGGCAGAAGATTTTCATCCAGCCTGTGGCCTGGCTGCTGTTCCTGGACCCAGAGATGGGAGCTCAGACCACACTGCACTGTGCCCTGCAGGAGGGAATCGAACCTCTGAGCGGGAAGTACTTCTCCTGCTGTGAGGCACAGGAAGTGTCCGCTCATGCCCGAGATGACAAGGTGGCCCTGAAATTGTGGGAGGTCAGCGAGAAACTCTGTGGACTGGGATAGATTTATTCACCTCGCTATAAACAGGTTGTCGAGTCCATGAGCGATGAGCTGTCATTCTGTCCTTTTAACAGTATCGGTGATACGGTGCTATATGAACATCTAGAACTGCtgttcagcacttttttttctgaaatttaAACATCATTTCTGGTGTTGAATTGGTGTTGTTGCAGTGCCATCAGCAGGATGGAAGCTGGGAATAATCATGTTCacaagtgtctttttttttttttaatatggtgtgtttgttgggcgCTGCTGCATATTTGGTATGTTACTGTTCTGTCACCTGTTTGTGAGACAATAGCAACACGTTTTAATAGTTtcgtcatatttttttttaaataattttttattttgtatttttatgtaaatatttttgagTTCTTTGTACATTGTGTTTATACTGAGGTCCTTACTGAAGTTTGCCTTAATAAAAAATGTCGACTAGAATCTGTCCTCTTGGAATACATACCAACCgtcccgatttttccgggagaatcacaaatttcagtgcccctctgaaaaaccatatcccagaattcaaagCACTGCTCAGCAagttccagtttccaacaatggcggcagctagctagttttaatgttactcttattattctttctgggtcgcaaaataaactttaaacatATTTCCAGGCgaaaatgtagctgtgtaaacctcaaatatctgcgcCGACGAGAACGGCAAACCCCCGCGGTTCTTTGCTGCTCAGGTTAAACAGGAAAAGTCACTCAGATAAGCTAAAATGTtagtgtttggcttttttcagtgttttatttgttcgtgagtaaatctgtttggctgagatgactggattaaataaaactttattaagccCTCAGGaggaataaacgtcaaacagaaaactgattaaacagaagcgTGCGATGGTCGAGAGTTTAAGCCAGCGTCCGGGTATactttagatagcaaggagcagacggcagagtttcactccaccgagagaGCTCGTGAAGTAATTCTGACAATTTCATAGTCATTCACTTCCAGCCTACCCGGCTTTCAGAGGACCCGCCCACTTAGACCGCGAAGACCTCAGGTGGACGCAGTCTCTGAATTTGGAGACCCGCGCTGTTTCCAGGCggacaataataacggtgacatttaacttattttatctgttaaataaacattgtaaaagttttttgtatatataaaaaaacatccGTTTGGCTGTCTCCCTGATTCTGAGTTCTCAAGGTTGGAAGTGTGCCTCTTTTCATGGGACcagaagtttgtttttcctttaccAGCCAGAATGTAAGTCTGGCTGtgacattttattcatttgtggCTTAGAGTGGTCACATGTAAATTTCCTTATACACAGTAGATCATGTACAGCACATTACTGTGTGCAATCTTGACTTTGTTATTATACCAGTAACTTGCTGTTTATGGGTGGTGTATTTTTTAGAAAAGATTATTCGGGGTCACCtgtgaaaacagcaggtgcattcTGCTGTCTGATGTACGCGTTCCTCACCTGGCCCATCACCTGACTGACGTCACTCCATGTCTCTCACTTGAGTTATGACCTCGTCCACACATTTGATCTTGTGTTGATGTCAttgttagtgttgttgtttttttggggggcggGGCTTCAGGCCCAAAAACCTGTCACATGAGAATCTGTGATCTCAGGTGTTCAGGTGCCAGCTGCTTTTAAGACATCGTGGACGCACAGAAGGCTCTCCTATCTGGCCCTCTGTCTGAGCCTGGGTGGGGTGTCTCTGCAGCTCTGCctcagatttgtgtgtgtgtgattactgAATGGCTCAAGGAATGTTTTTGGTGTGTAGCAGCAGAACTGGTTCTTTTGTGTCCGTGTGTGGCATGATATCCAAGTAACTGAGTCATACACCTGCACCTTACTTACACATGTTGTATGCAGAGGACCTCACCTGCACTGTAACCTGGGCTATCACCTCCTTACTGATGTCATTACATcctgtataataaatataataacattGATCCTGTGTTTCAGGCCCCAGTGGGAAACGGACTCTCATCATACCTTCTTCCAAAACAGTTCAGTTACAAGCTGGTAATGTCATCGGTATAGAAACAAGAAGTAGTGCAGAGAGAGAGTTTGTTGGCAACAGCAGAATCATGTCTCATTACACTCCAGGTTTCTCCTTGGGCAGCATTATGCACTCGATGGATATTCTAATAATAAGCCCTGCTTCTTCCCAGCTTGagccccttttgccttcagaaccaTCTTCATTTAtcgtggcatagattcaaccaTGTGATGTAAAGATTTGGGTCTACGCTGACATATGTTGCCCCTTTCCACTGTAGCCCAAAGGTGCTCCACTGGATtgaaatctggtgactgtggaagtGGCGTGGCAGTGAGTTCACTCTATTCAAATAGAGTGAACTCACTGCCACGTAACCAGTTTGACGGGATCTGATCTTTGTAATatggtgtgtttttctgctggaGGCAGCTGTCAGACGGCAGGTACACTGCAGTGATAAAGaggtggacatggtcagcacCAACATTCACACCATGCTCAGTAAAATGGAGCAAAGCCTCTGATTCCCTGTTTAAAAGTTCTACTTTTACTAGTTGCTATTTAgtctttcttcacatttttaatgGCATAAAAGTTCGAGCTTTTGGCTCAGTGATAATAACAGGTTGAGGCCAAAGCTAAATTTTGATTTAGACAAAAGTCCTGAAATCTGTTATGATCGTTCTTCACAGCGTCGTggaaacatgtaaaataatctAAGTAAAAGCTGAAGTGACAAAGTGTGCACAGCCGCTGTCACAACAACACTAGTGCTACTGGTTGGTGTGATCAAAGCTCACAATCCAGACTCACAAATGTGAAAACACAGCAGGTGTTCGCGGCCTGCAGCCTTGTGATTGCTGAGCAGCTCTGGGAACACTTTGGTGTTGAACTGGTTCTTTGTTTCAGGATTCCTTTCCATCGATGTGACATGATATCAGATCAGCTGCGTCACAGTCCCGCATACTGCAGAGAACATTCTTCACCTGCACTGGAATCTGGGTCATCACCcttacaataataatggaggcagctacaggtgtagctacagttgccctggggcagactgacagaggcgaggctgccatatcgtgcctctggccatcaccagtaggcgggagggtaaagtgtcttgcccaaggacacaacgaccaggacagagagccaggggatcgaaccggcgaccttccggttacagatacgcttcccaaccccctgagccacggtcgcccaatAGATGCTGCAGCATTGCTTTCATGTCACCTGAGTAAAGTTCACTTGACCCTTTTATTAGGACTTGGTGTCCACCTGCTTCCTACTCTCACTGCATATCACAGCGTTGTGTGTGGACATCACagtccacagagactcctgcctTCATTTCTCAAACTGTCCATCAAGTTATCGTAAACAGATGTTAAAAACCTTCCATTCTCCCCTGAAAAGTCAATCTTCTATTGATCTTTGATGTACATGCAGTCACGTCTTCAGTCTGTGAAGTAAACAAAACTTCTGTGCTGCTCTGATGTCAGCTCATCGCAGATATCTTTATGAGGTCATATGCTCCCAGCACACCACACCCAGACCACGTCATATCTATGCACACCTTCCCATTAAATATCAGTGCAGTTACAGTAAACAGCAGCACTACTGCttatttatacacatatatCCTAACAGAGACACTATCTTCCACATGAGGGGGTTTGGCTGAGACTGTCCAGAAACTGTGCCAGGAGATTTTCACCCTGTTGTTCCTCCATCCACAGAGAACCCTTCAGCCCATGGGGCACCCCATGTTGCAGGCAGGACTCAAACCTCTGAGTGGGTGTtactgtgcaggaagtgtgggcCTGAAACTCGGAGCATGTTGAAGAGCACAGAAACTCTTTTGGACATGTTGTGCTGCTGCCACCTAGTTTCCTAAGCCTGAAATACCAGGAGCCACTTTTATTTTCAATCCAGTTTAATTTAGCGTCTGTGACAAACAGAAATTgaatttttgtttcttctttgtttaaatgtttttgaaaacatGGAAAGGATGTTCTGTCCGACTGCTTTATATATTTACTGtgttattttctgctttttattgtaGAGGAAACAGAATATCAGAGTTTCGCATGTATTCACACTGCAGTGCTTGCTTACTGAAACCTGTCTTATTGAAACAGTCACActaaatctgttttcttcagtATTATTCGTGTTCACATCTGTACAGATGCTGTACCAGTTCAGCACCAAGCACAGAAGTCTTCCTGAAAAGCTGCTCTATGTTCGAAGGTGTTTTTGAGTACTTTTTGATGGTTATCACACAGTACTTTGTAAAATGTCTTGACTCTGGCTTCATGTGTGGAACATCATGAGTCAACTTTTATTTTAGTGCTTTATATGCCACAAACTCTCCCACACCCTCCTATTAATTTTTTAACCACATCTTTCAGACTTATTTCATTAATAATTGAAATGAATAGAAATAATTAATCATCACTTGTGACGGaagtgacggacaaggtaagcgactcatgttgtaactgacgtcagacgccggagattttggcggaaaaTTAAAGCGAATGGTAGCTTAGAACTGAACAAACTCCTTtgagcttcagtattaccaaatacacttatcaattgtcttataaCTAACAATATTTGTCTAAATCCTCTCCAACACCCTGGAGTACAACGGGGATAGTTTAGaggctctccaagattacatcgatCAGTGCTTCCAGGATCTCGTGATGAAGAAGACCCAGAGTGCAGCTTCCCCGGCCAAATCTCAGACGCCGAAAAAATGTCGCCTGGCAGATTTCCCCGGCACAACATTGGCAGCCGGCAAAGATATTGCCGACATACgggagtcaatcgacaagcgattgtccagtttcgatgcaaggctgtccttggtggagattcttcACCAAGATTCTTCACCGGGAATTTGAATCCCTGgagttcagccagcagcaggtggaaacgcttgctgctgaaaatgccacgctaagggagtcggtgaaatgtctcacagataatgttacccagctcaatagagaaaataaaaaaataaaagaaacagttatcgatctacaagctcgtagcatgcgtgataatctggtattttctggtattccagaagccgctggagaggacgcggagaccacggtgaaaagcttcatcaaaacccacctgaagctgcgGTGAAGAACATCGCCTTTGATAGAGTGCATCGCATCGGCCCCATGCGGGCTGCGGCcgggagaccacgtcctatcgtggccaaattcggccacttcaaacaaaaggaGCAGGTGaagggaattaaaaggaacggacttcagcgtgaacgaccagttccccaaagagatcatccagaagggctcccgcgctgtcattgccgtggaccggctctacgtggacggacagctttaccgcgaccccaacatcactccgtggctgtattaacttcacaccagataagaatccGCTACACCCTTTccctatccactcacactaacttgcattaacatctggTTAACTTACCGGTATCATATCGCATCTTAAGTGTGtttgccaggtctctcttggaaatgagatttttaatctaatgagaaagaaatgatttcacctctcatcacagctttccctgcttacaatagaacagaagctgatgtttcgggagtgtcattatagtccaaatatgaagtccactcttttttaaaatatttaataaagtcttcatctttaagtagtgatatattaaatctccagttttttcttggcgtagtattattcttgtgcattagtgttaaagatacaggaccatgatcgctgacagctatagggtgaatctcagtgtctgaaatgtcgttcagcagtgagctgctgaccaaaaaataatccagacg contains these protein-coding regions:
- the LOC113011834 gene encoding dehydrogenase/reductase SDR family member 13-like — protein: MVPLLFVAVVLLGAYVLLTQTLFKRAKCKGNAAMSGKTVIITGGNTGIGKATALHLARKGARVILACRNRNKAAAAIAEIETQTGSTDVIYVHLDLASLKSVRSFAETFLKTESRLDLLINNAGLVADGRTEDGYGIEFGVNHLGHFLLTNLLLERMKKTGGGRVITLSSMAHRWGHIDFNALVANKDLGTGRYSWQFFHAYCNSKLCNVLFTHELAKRLKGTDVTCYSVHPGVVRTELSRNVGLWQKIFIQPVAWLLFLDPEMGAQTTLHCALQEGIEPLSGKYFSCCEAQEVSAHARDDKVALKLWEVSEKLCGLG